A region from the Ammospiza nelsoni isolate bAmmNel1 chromosome 1, bAmmNel1.pri, whole genome shotgun sequence genome encodes:
- the ADNP2 gene encoding activity-dependent neuroprotector homeobox protein 2: MFQIPVQNLDNVRKARKKVKDILVDLGLDSCRELLKNLKSFDAGENYFCNTSWSDVSPWEPVGKRKRYRTKPYCCGLCKFSSKLLTSFKNHLHRYHEDEMDQEMVVSCPKCAFSSRPRVVGEHYWMFHSFNKRIQNYTVSILDGMKQFRSDIINFTCLKCQFTDTLYYNMKKHVLMNHFENLLSAYFGEKCDESTPNSVEFYCKKCNAPANSPDSLMYHVLTAETHRDLENKLRSLISEHIRKPGLVKQMHIAPKPVPGVAAAAPSAGPLVVPAGSVTAPACIQVAFPQNNQNQSMVHTQAVQNTVGPVTIPSASGSLPNTACAPAAPSSQVALVPSNPPMAQNNLGIQPSPSQAVLVSHGLRLNHSVGNINRAVAPAVLPLNQPVRPGLFTVNQTIGTVNSLVPAGTLPATQPVGPVNQPVAPGVLPVNQPVAPGVLSVTQSLGNMNRPVDPRVLPVTQTVGSGLLQLNQPLAPGVVPVRQPVGPGFLQLNQPVAPALIPVNQPVQPPVSQSTAFLTAGSILRQLIPTGKQVNGIPTFTLAPVSVTLPVPPGGGVATVTPPQVPIQLVQTGSVAQLSQSPANAPSPPVVLTSDNVSLQASPPAPETSQAVRQAKQWKTCPVCNELFPSNVYEVHMEVAHKPLEVKVEAPEPHKLAACASFLRMTEKAIRCYACKCFLCEEELMKHIFMHGLSCLFCTGTFYDLKSLVEHNKTAHNGRKELHASYSNRGIQLGNDAQGGLVFPHFDFNTVLPDEDMGEREVHLAVLVGIYSTVLVPVYIKVKPQTAQVNRRCTRKMFTCPFCLGTFAGRETYEKHLKERHHIMPTVHTILKSPAFKCIHCCGVYTGNMTLTAIAVHLLRCRSAPKDSNSSLKMQLERTERKELLFVNGEKHLSVVLKRKQSDSCFVAEDQRNKEQQPLSLSTGIALSAENEVNSGVVPFKRQKIRTELRKLPSSEDLRFLAVDPNQYDHNSYEAQKQFLSDYFHKRPYPSKKEVELLSLLLYAWKIDVASFFGKMRNTCLKAIKHHKPSVLLGFSMSELKNMKHSLNLKDGPLDM; this comes from the exons atgtttcaaattCCTGTTCAAAACCTTGATAATGTAAGGAAGGCTCGAAAAAAGGTGAAGGACATTCTTGTGGATCTTGGGCTtgacagctgcagggaattGTTGAAG aaTCTTAAAAGTTTTGATGCAGGTGAAAACTACTTTTGTAACACTTCATGGAGTGATGTCTCTCCTTGGGAACCTGTGGGCAAAAGGAAG aGATACAGAACAAAGCCGTACTGCTGTGGCTTATGCAAGTTCTCATCCAAATTGCTTACTTCTTTCAAGAATCACTTGCATCGTTACCATGAGGATGAAATGGACCAAGAGATGGTGGTTTCTTGCccaaaatgtgcattttcttcTCGGCCCAGAGTAGTGGGAGAACACTACTGGATGTTTCATTCGTTTAATAAACGAATACAGAACTATACAGTCAGCATTTTGGATGGCATGAAACAGTTTAGGAGTGACATCATAAACTTCACGTGTCTAAAATGTCAATTCACAGACACCTTGTATTACAATATGAAGAAACATGTGCTGATGAACCATTTTGAAAACTTACTAAGTGCATATTTTGGCGAGAAATGTGATGAAAGTACACCGAATTCAGTTGAGTTCTACTGTAAAAAATGCAATGCTCCTGCGAACAGCCCAGATTCTTTAATGTACCATGTCTTGACAGCTGAAACACACAGAGACCTGGAGAACAAACTTCGATCTCTGATTTCGGAACACATTAGGAAACCTGGACTTGTGAAACAAATGCATATTGCTCCAAAGCCTGTCCCAGGTgtagcagcagctgccccatctgCAGGGCCTCTTGTTGTCCCAGCAGGTTCTGTGACAGCACCAGCGTGCATCCAGGTTGCATTTCCACAGAATAATCAAAACCAGAGCATGGTGCACACCCAAGCAGTTCAGAACACAGTTGGACCAGTGACTATCCCAAGTGCCTCTGGCAGCCTCCCAAATactgcctgtgctcctgctgctccatcctcacAGGTCGCTCTTGTGCCCAGCAATCCTCCCATGGCTCAGAACAACCTGGGTATTCAGCCGTCACCTTCGCAGGCTGTCCTTGTTTCTCATGGGCTCCGTCTTAATCATTCTGTTGGGAACATAAATAGAGCTGTGGCCCCTGCAGTTCTTCCTCTTAATCAGCCCGTCAGGCCTGGGCTCTTTACTGTTAATCAAACAATTGGGACTGTAAACAGTCTGGTTCCAGCTGGAACACTCCCTGCTACTCAACCTGTCGGCCCTGTGAATCAACCAGTTGCACCAGGAGTCCTCCCTGTGAATCAGCCAGTTGCTCCAGGAGTTCTGTCTGTTACCCAGTCACTTGGGAACATGAACAGACCCGTGGATCCCAGGGTCCTTCCTGTGACGCAGACAGTTGGGTCGGGTCTTCTCCAGCTTAACCAGCCTCTTGCCCCTGGGGTGGTTCCTGTCAGACAGCCTGTTGGACCTGGGTTCCTTCAGCTTAATCAACCTGTCGCGCCAGCGCTTATCCCAGTAAATCAGCCTGTTCAGCCTCCGGTTTCTCAAAGCACGGCTTTTTTGACTGCGGGCTCTATACTGAGGCAGTTGATCCCCACTGGCAAGCAGGTTAATGGGATACCTACTTTCACGCTGGCCCCCGTCTCTGTTACTTTGCCTGTACCTCCTGGTGGTGGAGTAGCGACCGTGACACCTCCGCAGGTGCCCATCCAGCTCGTGCAGACGGGGTCAGTGGCTCAGCTGTCCCAGTCGCCAGCCAatgctccctctcctcctgtggttCTGACCTCTGACAATGTATCCTTGCAGGCCTCCCCGCCTGCTCCTGAAACAAGCCAGGCTGTCAGACAGGCCAAACAGTGGAAGACCTGCCCTGTTTGCAATGAGCTTTTCCCCTCAAATGTCTACGAGGTGCACATGGAGGTGGCCCACAAACCACTTGAAGTAAAAGTGGAAGCCCCAGAACCTCACAAACTTGCAGCTTGTGCATCATTTCTGAGGATGACAGAAAAGGCAATCCGGTGTTACGCTTGTAAgtgttttctctgtgaggaggaGCTCATGAAGCATATCTTCATGCATGGCTTATCTTGCTTGTTTTGCACAGGTACTTTCTATGACTTAAAAAGCCTCGTGGAGCATAACAAAACTGCACACAATGGGAGAAAGGAGTTGCATGCGAGTTACAGCAACAGAGGAATTCAGCTAGGTAACGatgctcagggtggccttgtGTTCCCACATTTTGATTTCAACACAGTGCTACCAGATGAAGACATGGGTGAAAGAGAAGTACATTTGGCAGTGCTTGTTGGAATATATTCAACAGTTCTTGTCCCTGTTTACATCAAAGTGAAACCTCAGACAGCACAAGTGAACAGGAGATGCACCAGAAAAATGTTCACCTGTCCCTTTTGCTTAGGTACGTTTGCTGGTAGAGAAACCTATGAAAAGCATTTGAAAGAGAGGCATCATATAATGCCGACTGTGCACACGATTTTAAAGTCTCCTGCTTTCAAGTGCATCCACTGTTGTGGTGTGTACACTGGAAATATGACTCTGACAGCTATTGCTGTACATTTGCTCCGTTGTAGAAGTGCTCCCAAAGACAGCAACTCGAGCCTGAAGATGCAGCTTGAGCGTACTGAGaggaaagagctgctgtttGTGAATGGTGAGAAGCATCTTTCTGTGGTACTGAAAAGAAAGCAGTCAGATTCCTGCTTTGTTGCAGAAGACCAAAGGAATAAGGAACAGCAGCCTCTGAGCTTAAGTACTGGCATAGCTCTGTCTGCAGAGAATGAAGTAAATTCAGGGGTAGTGCCTTTTAAACGACAAAAGATTAGGACTGAGTTGAGAAAACTTCCTTCTAGTGAGGATCTCCGCTTTCTAGCAGTAGATCCCAATCAGTATGATCACAATTCATATGAGGCACAGAAACAGTTTTTGTCAGACTACTTTCACAAGAGGCCATATCCCTCTAAAAAAGAGGTGGAATTACTTTCCTTGCTGCTATACGCGTGGAAAATTGATGTTGCATCATTCTttggaaaaatgagaaatacatGCTTAAAGGCAATAAAACATCACAAAccatctgtgctgctgggtttCAGTATGTCTGAACTGAAAAACATGAAGCACAGTTTGAATTTAAAAGATGGACCATTGGATATGTAA